The following are encoded together in the Anopheles nili chromosome 3, idAnoNiliSN_F5_01, whole genome shotgun sequence genome:
- the LOC128725744 gene encoding Golgi-associated plant pathogenesis-related protein 1: MSFTQFQISALNRHNELRAKHSAPPLVLDQELCVSAQKWADTLLKWNRLQHSTDKKYGENLYYSSGMAVTGAAAVDSWYSEIKDYRHGEPSPSNFSQVGHFTQVVWKSTRKLGVGFAQQGSTVFVVCTYDPRGNMMGTYPQNISIN, translated from the exons ATGAG TTTCACTCAGTTTCAAATATCCGCTCTGAACCGCCATAATGAGCTGCGAGCTAAGCACTCTGCCCCGCCTTTGGTTCTGGATCAAGAGTTATGTGTTTCTGCTCAAAAATGGGCTGAC ACGCTCCTAAAATGGAACCGACTGCAACACAGCACCGATAAAAAGTACGGTGAAAACCTGTACTACAGCTCCGGAATGGCCGTGACTGGAGCAGCAGCGGTCGATTCTTGGTACAGCGAAATTAAAGACTACAGACACGGCGAGCCGAGTCCGTCTAATTTCTCCCAGGTGGGTCACTTCACTCAAGTGGTATGGAAGAGCACTCGGAAACTAGGAGTGGGCTTTGCCCAGCAAGGATCGACGGTTTTTGTCGTGTGCACATATGACCCTCGCGGTAATATGATGGGAACGTACCCCCAAAACATATCTATTAACTAA
- the LOC128725914 gene encoding folliculin: MNAIIALCHFCEVHGPGAIFCTQTLRETNIQQLDISFDVDRKGCAACNSIGNSIGLVSRDPESNANFVSSQIPVITETIALVKTAAFRSLSSEVSCSASEGGFVFFGDAKHGHVLSHAFHLIDSEARGFQKRFSIVILMKDKMFLLNTQPFLADCMGKVSRELQEYARLIHEDDLQRQGLDRAQRINKCYGNGSTSNATNITANRSLIELTGKESIYAYVHAHFSFILWAGARYLTESITLGCPSTPVWLGKDTEEGFAIVQSDKEGYQMRRLGLGDGDKSFDQIDELTRAKFSLRAFRSILKSNFLSVCYCALTGIQIVIRGTPVKGYCLVANLKKFLPEALHKLARAHAETYTSANEFRIINLKQEAIAPHSSSSIMRVDLVDDQDKDTVAVCAWEGELPSKLPCLLQKITKAIDEELFNDHALDKHLRVLVEEWKNKVVCIRKVSSNQDVAKIKKIIGVQPQDQVLINYWYNHL, translated from the exons ATGAATGCGATAATTGCGCTGTGCCATTTTTGCGAAGTTCATG GACCCGGTGCAATATTTTGCACGCAGACGCTGCGCGAGACTAACATTCAACAGTTGGATATCAGTTTCGACGTCGACCGCAAAGGCTGTGCGGCATGCAATTCGATTGGCAACAGCATCGGGCTCGTGAGCCGGGATCCGGAAAGTAATGCCAACTTTGTCAGTAGTCAAATTCCGGTCATCACGGAGACCATCGCCCTCGTTAAGACGGCAGCTTTCCGAAGCCTTAGCTCAGAGGTGAGCTGTTCTGCGTCAGAGGgaggatttgttttcttcggtGACGCAAAGCATGGTCACGTACTCAGCCACGCTTTCCATCTTATCGACTCGGAGGCAAGAGGATTTCAGAAGCGGTTTTCCATTGTTATCCTAATGAAGGATAAAATGTTTTTGCTCAACACGCAACCATTCTTGGCAGATTGCATGGGTAAAGTATCGAGAGAATTGCAGGAATATGCGAGATTGATTCACGAAGATGACCTTCAGCGGCAGGGATTGGATAGAGCTCAAAGGATTAACAAATGCTACGGAAACGGTTCGACAAGCAACGCCACAAATATCACCGCGAATCGATCGCTTATCGAACTGACGGGAAAGGAGTCTATCTATGCGTATGTTCATGCACATTTCTCGTTCATCCTCTGGGCGGGAGCCCGGTACCTTACAGAAAGCATTACACTCGGCTGCCCTTCAACGCCTGTCTGGTTGGGGAAGGACACGGAAGAGGGATTCGCCATCGTCCAGTCCGACAAAGAAGGGTATCAGATGCGTCGCCTAGGCCTGGGCGACGGAGACAAAAGCTTTGACCAGATTGACGAGTTAACGCGTGCAAAGTTCTCGCTACGAGCGTTTCGAAGCattttgaaatcaaattttctATCCGTTTGCTATTGTGCGCTGACTGGGATTCAGATCGTTATTCGCGGTACTCCGGTGAAGGGCTACTGTTTGGTGGCAAATTTGAAAAAGTTTCTTCCGGAGGCGCTACACAAGCTAGCACGTGCTCACGCCGAAACGTATACTTCCGCGAACGAGTTTCGTATTATCAACCTCAAGCAGGAAGCAATCGCTCCGCACTCTTCCAGCAGCATAATGAGAGTCGATTTGGTAGACGACCAGGACAAAGATACGGTAGCCGTTTGTGCCTGGGAGGGTGAATTGCCTAGCAAAC TACCTTGCCTTTTGCAAAAAATTACCAAAGCCATCGACGAGGAGCTGTTCAATGACCACGCGTTAGATAAACATTTACGGGTATTGGTGGAAGAATGGAAAAA TAAAGTGGTCTGCATACGTAAGGTGAGCTCCAATCAGGACGtggcaaaaataaagaagataATCGGCGTCCAGCCACAGGATCAAGTTCTAATCAACTACTGGTACAACCATTTATAG
- the LOC128722677 gene encoding uncharacterized protein LOC128722677 produces MGGVDNSHWKPRRTKGTVIYKTRNQFAWAVVAAGTVLFATFYTVVSYFGGDDLQHRLKRDFFEKTEEEVDRKNLMRVSLIAPRRGDSIRKLLEEEKDDLTRK; encoded by the exons ATGGGTGGTGTCGATAATAGTCATTGGAAGCCTCGTCGCACGAAGGGTACCGTAATAtacaaaacaagaaaccaaTTCGCTTGGGCTGTGGTAGCGGCCGGTACCGTGCTTTTCGCGACGTTTTA CACGGTCGTGAGTTACTTTGGTGGCGATGATCTGCAGCATCGTCTGAAGAGAGACTTTTTCGAAAAGACTGAGGAAGAGGTGGACCGCAAAAATCTGATGCGAGTTAGTTTGATCGCACCTAGGCGAGGAGACTCCATCCGGAAGTTgcttgaggaagaaaaagacgaTCTAACAAGGAAGTAA
- the LOC128727283 gene encoding 60S ribosomal protein L18 isoform X1 → MGIDLNHKWDRKVRRTKPKSLDVYLQLLVKLYRFLYRRTHKKFNKIVMRRLFMSRTNRPPMSLSRVAQLMKLRGKDEKTIAVVVGSVTNDVRELDVPKLNVCALRVTAKARQRILKNGGKIYTFDQLALIAPTGKNTVLMQGKRTAREVFKHFGRAPGVPHSNTRPYVQSKGRKFEKARGRRSSCGFKN, encoded by the exons ATG GGTATCGACCTCAATCATAAGTGGGACCGTAAGGTTCGTCGTACGAAGCCGAAGTCGTTGGACGTGTACCTCCAGCTACTGGTGAAG CTTTACCGCTTCCTGTACCGTCGTACACACAAGAAGTTCAACAAAATCGTGATGCGTCGTCTATTTATGAGCAGGACGAACCGTCCGCCAATGTCGTTGTCCCGTGTTGCCCAGCTGATGAAGCTGCGCGGAAAGGATGAAAAGACGATCGCGGTCGTGGTCGGTTCCGTGACGAACGACGTTCGTGAATTGGACGTGCCCAAACTGAACGTGTGCGCCCTGCGTGTGACAGCGAAAGCACGTCAACGCATCCTCAAGAACGGTGGAAAGATCTACACGTTCGATCAGCTAGCCCTGATTGCCCCGACCGGAAAGAACACCGTCCTGATGCAGGGCAAGCGTACCGCTCGTGAGGTATTCAAGCACTTCGGACGTGCTCCCGGTGTACCACACTCCAACACCCGCCCGTACGTGCAGTCTAAGGGTCGCAAGTTCGAGAAGGCTCGTGGTCGCCGTAGCAGCTGTGGTTTCAAAAACTAA
- the LOC128724528 gene encoding putative glycerol kinase 5, producing MEHARHYIATLDVGTTTIRCFIYATKTNGEPSTVGTAYEHVDLLYPAPGWVEINPDKLWSSVLLTIQKATEDAKLTIDQLTCLAISTQRNSFTCWNRDTGQVYHNFITWKDLRADRLVKEWNSSFTLRLLKFGAGFLHFFTRSKRFLAGSVIKLMNPQVTLRLAWVLHNNSSLQEGLKTGNVLYGTIDSWLLYRLRQGTDRTRYVEHISDVTNCTSTGFYDPFGQEWAGWALNLFSIKKDLLPKVVDNSHDFGYVHETLLGAKIKIAASVSDQSASLWGNCCFERGDVKITMGTGSFLNVNTGTKCLASVHGLYPLIGYKMGRDSRMDINYLMEGSSNDTGSIIEWALNVGLFDDPAESASMAMSVPNSDGVLFVPAFSGLGPPIRDDSAGSGFIGIKPSTRKEHMVRALLESLAFRVALLYDCALTETRFSFTSIKVDGGVSKNDFICQTLADLTGVQVERGEVTDSTALGAMFMAGLNCGIWSSKQQLMNARKVEKTFSPDPGRRQKQLKQMRAWERAVDRFKKWYMLEDIKNLD from the exons ATGGAACACGCGCGGCACTATATCGCTACGCTCGACGTAGGCACCACGACCATTCGATGTTTCATATACGCTACTAAAACCAACGGCGAACCGAGTACGGTCGGCACGGCCTACGAGCAT GTTGACCTTCTCTACCCGGCTCCGGGTTGGGTTGAAATAAATCCCGACAAATTGTGGAGCAGCGTGCTGCTCACAATCCAAAAGGCCACCGAAG ATGCTAAGCTTACAATTGATCAGTTAACGTGCTTGGCAATATCGACGCAAAGAAACAGCTTCACCTGTTGGAACCGAGATACAGGCCAAGTGTACCATAATTTCATCACATGGAAGGACTTGAGAGCTGACCGGCTTGTTAAGGAATGGAACAGCAGCTTTACTTTACGTTTGCTGAAATTTGGAGCGggatttttacatttttttaccagAAGCAAAAGATTTCTTGCGGGTAGCGTCATCAAACTGATGAACCCGCAGGTGACACTGCGCCTGGCCTGGGTTTTGCATAATAATTCTTCACTGCAGGAAGGTCTTAAAACAGGCAACGTGCTGTACGGTACCATCGATTCTTGGTTACTGTATCGCTTGCGGCAAGGGACCGACCGTACCCGATATGTGGAGCACATCAGCGATGTAACGAATTGCACTTCGACGGGcttttacgatccttttggtcaAGAGTGGGCCGGGTGGGCGctgaatttattttctataAAG AAAGATTTACTGCCAAAGGTAGTCGACAATTCGCACGATTTCGGTTACGTGCACGAAACGTTGTTGggagcaaaaatcaaaatagcTGCTTCGGTGAGCGATCAGTCAGCATCGCTATGGGGTAATTGCTGCTTTGAGCGTGGCGATGTGAAAATCACAATGGGAACCGGTTCTTTTCTTAACGTTAACACTGGAACGAAGTGCCTTGCCTCGGTGCACGGGTTATACCCGCTGATCGGCTACAAAATGGGGAGAGATTCGCGGATGGATATCAATTACCTCATGGAGGGTTCATCCAACGATACGGGCTCCATCATTGAGTGGGCCCTCAACGTGGGACTGTTTGATGATCCAGCAGAAAGTGCCTCAATGGCGATGTCTGTACCCAACTCAGACGGTGTCCTATTCGTTCCTGCCTTTAGTGGACTTGGT ccTCCCATTCGAGACGATTCTGCCGGTAGTGGATTCATTGGCATAAAACCTTCCACACGCAAAGAACACATGGTACGGGCCTTGTTGGAAAGCCTTGCCTTTCGCGTCGCCTTGCTTTACGATTGCGCTTTGACGGAAACGAGGTTTTCATTTACAAGTATCAAGGTCGATGGCGGAGTATCTAAAAACGATTTCATCTGCCAGACGCTAGCCGATCTGACGGGTGTCCAAGTAGAGCGAGGCGAAGTTACCGACTCGACTGCGTTGGGGGCCATGTTCATGGCTGGTCTGAATTGTGGCATTTGGAGCTCGAAGCAACAGTTGATGAACGcgagaaaagtggaaaaaacaTTTTCTCCAGACCCGGGCAGGAGGCAAAAACAATTGAAACAAATGCGCGCTTGGGAGAGGGCTGTCGATCGGTTCAAAAAATGGTACATGCTGGAGGACATAAAGAACCTAGACTGA
- the LOC128725124 gene encoding vacuolar protein sorting-associated protein 8 homolog — translation MNTLKAPSLHSLLDSDHGSNDSLLAESLQLDIEELDDEEYAIPAVDTLPTLESVLSEIDSDLDSASTLGVRHSNGNGTGTHTSIADDDPMRGATTPTPSLDEQLKLESILRHVVLHGVTAQLTSAVDRVDAGLATSCAVSMMIAVGTSHGHILAFDYTQTLKWCCQEGILQGAVSAMAFNEDSSRLLAGFARGSILMIDTQTGDVIRTLNDVITPNTGVLHLKWTNRPALALCSDSGGSVWSLNFTRRLGIRGCDSRCLFSGARGEVCTVEPLLLGDEEHSLKTYTLVALATLSKFFVVLIRPRLKVIKFHPMASNPDCLPLLAWQMVLIQAADSSRTIDPVLAAARGSDLFFHQIIYNSGRISLLFLRHIQLSYNLLAIHWLGPKSIACLDTKEILHLSDVRTNREMEVIDLSNVGLMYNSAQFKGLATGGNVSPALALAGAAACYSTVVSQGNQLYLLGGKSLHAISARAWSDRISYLTSMQRWDEAIDLAIEGYRAAAGRHRRLVSSKERILRMYEEYLNATKKTPELCLEAIIACLIEIHEKQLLWEELYDRLPSVERYLLIIAKHIETEHLDVIAPSVAQVMCEFFWKKGDTARLESLILKLNWQCLDLHQVLTICRKERLYKAQMYLNTKALGDYTISLTDLIPQIEVATDDLHLGNCILVYISSCLAGRGYPSGEIAPETIPTVKHEVLRCLTVIHSKNAADDELPYPYLRKLLHFDTRETLNVISLAFQEKEFHGELGQSQRQRIINILLEILTPEYATWSQIGALLNFIAQQIASRELPENELLLDKVVTYLTVPMDEPLSRREHFEREQTWLELLCSNCLDHIPIEKLLELARQNRCFHVAEKLLERLEKYEDIFDCYLLDEFRHIQLFSYISQHATDARRHVYPLVVKNLCQIVDINCELAARALVDNFMRYLSHFLQLLEQADVPERLFCFLEALQKQSVQLETTDLERYLELLCQYKPEEVIDFLKSNDSYRLDNAVRTIQRFALSAPLIYLYEKQGDYQSAYAVAVENLKDAPESSVEMCALQVSALCTRASSVLTENDREQLWFSLLNLVLARNDLTSITKNILHSASEFVDLSKLVQLVLTSGTSTGNFGDIKHLLIGMLSNSAYETLLLQTTARILGNDLHCILARERRQAMRGLAVKSIKCIICRSRLYNTERQPIVVLGDCGHAMHQQCAANFCTVPVDSPMENRGAKLSDNGGATTGKADPLPSVKRLKCPRCDTVIEEQSSIRTPESYGEVNRFARDNQNADKGPSTLKLSAPPKVG, via the exons ATGAACACCCTCAAGGCGCCATCCCTGCACTCGCTGCTCGATTCAGATCATGGCTCCAACGATAGTTTGTTGGCAGAATCGCTACAGCTCGACATCGAAGAG CTGGACGATGAGGAATACGCCATTCCGGCGGTGGACACGTTACCGACTCTTGAAAGCGTACTGAGCGAGATTGACAGTGATTTGGATAGCGCCTCAACACTGGGTGTTCGGCATTCGAACGGTAATGGCACCGGAACGCATACCTCGATTGCGGACGACGACCCTATGCGCGGTGCAACTACGCCAACCCCATCGCTGGATGAACAACTAAAGCTGGAGTCAATTCTAAGGCATGTAGTGTTGCATGGCGTTACGGCACAGTTGACATCCGCGGTTGATCGAGTTGACGCGGGTCTGGCCACTTCTTGTGCCGTTTCGATGATGATAGCTGTTGGTACCTCGCACGGGCACATTTTAGCGTTCGATTACACTCAAACGCTCAAATGGTGCTGCCAAGAAGGTATACTGCAAGGAGCCGTTTCTGCGATGGCATTCAACGAGGATAGTTCTCGGTTGCTAGCTGGCTTCGCACGTGGGTCAATTCTCATGATCGACACGCAAACGGGAGATGTCATACGCACGCTTAATGATGTGATTACCCCGAATACGGGCGTGCTGCACCTGAAGTGGACAAACAGGCCCGCTCTGGCCCTATGCTCCGACTCGGGAGGGTCGGTTTGGAGTCTCAACTTCACGCGTCGACTAGGAATTCGAGGCTGTGATTCACGCTGTCTGTTTAGCGGCGCTCGAGGAGAAGTTTGTACGGTGGAGCCGCTGCTGTTGGGAGACGAAGAGCATTCGCTAAAAACGTACACGCTCGTTGCACTTGCAACGCTGAGCAAATTTTTCGTTGTCCTCATCCGCCCACGGCTGAAGGTGATCAAATTTCATCCCATGGCTAGCAATCCGGATTGTTTGCCCTTGCTAGCCTGGCAAATGGTTCTCATTCAAGCGGCTGATTCGTCTCGAACGATTGATCCAGTGTTAGCCGCAGCACGCGGGAGCGATCTCTTCTTCCACCAAATCATCTATAATAGCGGCCGAATTTCGCTGCTTTTTCTACGGCACATTCAACTGTCATATAATCTGCTAGCCATCCACTGGCTGGGGCCCAAATCTATTGCATGTCTAGACACGAAGGAGATCCTCCATCTTTCGGATGTGCGTACGAATCGTGAGATGGAAGTAATCGATCTCTCGAACGTAGGTCTTATGTATAATTCAGCGCAATTCAAGGGACTAGCTACTGGAGGTAATGTGTCTCCAGCTCTGGCCTTAGCAGGGGCTGCCGCATGTTATAGCACGGTTGTCTCGCAAGGCAACCAATTGTATCTTCTGGGGGGTAAAAGTCTTCACGCCATCAGTGCTCGCGCTTGGAGTGATCGGATATCCTACCTGACTTCGATGCAGCGGTGGGATGAAGCGATCGATCTGGCCATCGAGGGGTACCGGGCGGCTGCTGGCCGACACAGACGCTTGGTATCGTCGAAGGAGAGAATCTTGCGGATGTACGAGGAATACCTAAACGCCACCAAGAAGACACCCGAACTATGCCTCGAAGCAATCATAGCATGTTTGATCGAAATTCATGAAAA GCAATTACTCTGGGAAGAGCTGTACGATCGACTACCATCGGTGGAACGTTATTTACTGATCATAGCAAAGCACATCGAAACCGAGCATCTTGACGTCATTGCACCCAGCGTAGCGCAGGTGATGTGTGAATTCTTTTGGAAGAAAGGCGACACAGCAAGGCTGGAGAGCTTGATTCTGAAGTTAAATTGGCAGTGTCTTGATCTGCATCAAGTGCTAACGATTTGCCGCAAGGAACGGCTTTACAAGGCTCAGATGTACCTCAACACGAAGGCGCTCGGAGATTACACAATTTCACTCACCGATCTAATACCACAGATCGAGGTCGCAACTGATGATTTGCATTTAGGTAACTGCATCCTGGTGTACATTTCCAGCTGTCTTGCCGGACGTGGCTATCCCAGTGGGGAAATTGCCCCAGAAACTATTCCTACGGTTAAGCACGAAGTGTTGCGCTGTTTAACAGTGATCCATTCGAAAAACGCGGCAGACGATGAGCTGCCTTACCCGTACCTGCGGAAGCTGCTACATTTCGATACCCGTGAAACGCTGAACGTTATTTCGCTTGCATTCCAGGAAAAAGAATTTCACGGAGAGCTAGGACAGTCTCAACGGCAACGGATTATTAACATTTTGCTCGAAATTCTAACGCCCGAATACGCTACGTGGTCGCAGATTGGGGCGTTGCTTAACTTTATCGCGCAGCAAATCGCCTCTCGAGAACTGCCAGAAAACGAACTGCTGCTAGACAAGGTCGTGACGTACCTTACGGTACCGATGGACGAGCCACTCTCCCGGCGAGAGCATTTTGAACGCGAACAGACTTGGCTTGAATTGCTCTGCTCCAACTGCCTTGATCACATTCCGATAGAGAAGCTGTTGGAGTTGGCTAGGCAAAACCGGTGCTTCCACGTGGCAGAGAAATTGCTTGAGCGGCTCGAGAAATACGAAGACATTTTTGACTGCTACCTTCTGGACGAGTTCCGACACATCCAGCTTTTTTCCTACATCTCTCAACACGCAACTGATGCACGACGGCATGTTTATCCCCTGGTGGTGAAGAACTTATGCCAAATAGTCGATATCAACTGCGAGTTGGCGGCTCGTGCGCTGGTGGACAATTTTATGCGCTATTTAAGTCACTTTTTGCAATTGCTTGAGCAAGCAGACGTACCGGAacggttgttttgctttcttgaaGCATTGCAAAAGCAGTCGGTGCAATTGGAGACGACCGATTTAGAGCGGTATCTAGAACTGCTGTGTCAATATAAGCCTGAGGAGGTCATAGATTTTCTAAAATCTAACGACTCGTACCGGTTGGACAATGCCGTCCGTACGATTCAACGCTTTGCACTGAGCGCTCCATTGATCTACCTGTACGAGAAGCAGGGTGACTACCAGTCTGCGTATGCTGTGGCGGTTGAAAACCTCAAGGACGCCCCGGAAAgttcggtggaaatgtgtGCGCTGCAAGTGAGCGCTCTTTGTACGCGAGCCTCCTCCGTCCTAACTGAGAACGACCGTGAGCAGCTGTGGTTTTCACTGCTCAATCTCGTGCTCGCACGCAACGATCTCACATCGATCACTAAGAATATTCTACACTCTGCCAGCGAGTTTGTCGATCTGTCCAAGCTCGTTCAACTCGTGTTAACCTCCGGTACGAGCACCGGTAACTTTGGCGATATCAAGCACCTGCTGATTGGAATGCTGTCCAATTCGGCGTACGAGACGCTGCTCCTGCAGACCACCGCTCGCATACTGGGCAACGATTTGCACTGCATTTTAGCGCGAGAACGCCGGCAGGCTATGCGCGGACTGGCGGTAAAGTCTATCAAATGCATCATCTGTCGCTCACGGTTGTACAACACTGAACGTCAACCGATCGTTGTGCTGGGCGATTGTGGCCATGCCATGCACCAGCAATGTGCCGCGAACTTTTGCACCGTTCCCGTCGATTCTCCAATGGAAAATCGAGGAGCAAAGCTGAGTGACAACGGTGGAGCCACCACCGGTAAAGCTGATCCGTTACCCTCCGTGAAGCGGTTAAAATGTCCGCGGTGCGACACGGTGATAGAAGAACAGAGCTCCATTCGAACGCCAGAAAGTTACGGAGAAGTAAACCGGTTCGCTAGGGACAACCAGAACGCCGACAAAGGGCCCAGCACGCTGAAGCTGAGTGCCCCACCGAAGGTGGGATAG
- the LOC128724527 gene encoding structure-specific endonuclease subunit SLX4, with protein sequence MSKRLKYAKLRLAKPAADNPPSHGAGVEEVKTTGLLDVGACSRLIGKPSKYFSNDLEEPTASQQTFIEYASEPLMDNNGESSEPNTRRRTQEVPECNPLDGPKLPKLRKKALGDDDFEEAKSSTSSQTKPTKVQRAAKKLKAPKRPKNQGDIRKVFRKYKNDHEVLHKLLKEHSVSEQIDPEQLQMALAMSRSLVDYECGLNPVAGEEMQEQQLASSSSSIQERRIVEKISAPSQVTTESTSLNDNGSVHQVPIDLVLSEGLCNKAVQNEQCMSVAEQGDASATAKNSNCHIATVPSKDLSFNRIAIKARLTEALRGDSNMVETVSLVGDTESVKELDTSASNSNEVISSSPSKVNCTQPSDTQDDVLVISDDEINYSIRDVLPRDAPRDIACAKNGTENSLNNDLNITVPYYDGHTTSQNESVVTNSTSSGSQAVMQSDCEVVTICSSESDMVSAVVEGADSTFAYLDNLVKQFNLPPLRAQLSASKCHSPPKQLEAVLNLSSQTRTIQYATDAENVLTDEQQSPDSTSKAHAKNTKQGNVISENLDNYLNYYEEPNFEEHEIEAESQACERPEKDSCLTSILASSAKPFSRAKSSTQLDSPTNCVTLKRIASESSIGCSSTPQDKELASDKRQKGDEFVDKFNDLKAAVPVIAPPEYVINTSIVKTDAPAYTAMSASEIDRELYKFGLKALTRSKAIRVLNYLFEQMHPYVDVLEDTAEDPKLSVDSQKASAKGHKHISSVSTNIGHEKPAKCAFKLNVNEAEYFLPSKPRKKIHWCAVPLHISFFNLASESENLQRQILRYEPVNLDDIYKNLKNAGLRYETNDLIAFLDKHCITFRTVSGSGDRVAKTASKNGSK encoded by the exons ATGAGTAAGCGGTTAAAGTACGCCAAGTTGAGGCTTGCCAAACCGGCTGCAGACAATCCTCCATCACATGGCGCTGGCGTTGAGGAAGTGAAGACTACGGGCCTTTTGGATGTTGG TGCCTGCAGCCGGTTGATAGGTAAACcttcaaaatattttagtaaCGACTTGGAAGAGCCTACTGCTTCCCAGCAAACGTTCATCGAATATGCCTCCGAACCGTTGATGGATAATAATGGAGAATCAAGCGAACCGAATACGCGAAGGAGAACCCAAGAGGTGCCAGAGTGCAATCCGCTTGATGGTCCAAAATTACCCAAGCTGCGGAAAAAAGCAT tgGGAGATGACGATTTTGAAGAAGCCAAATCCAGCACGAGTTCTCAAACAAAGCCCACCAAAGTACAACGTGCCGCCAAAAAACTGAAAGCGCCCAAGCGACCCAAAAATCAAGGCGACATTCGGAAAGTGTTTAGGAAATACAAAAACGATCACGAAGTATTGCACAAACTGCTAAAAGAACACAGCGTGTCGGAGCAGATCGATCCGGAGCAACTGCAAATGGCTTTAGCTATGTCACGATCGCTGGTCGATTATGAATGTGGGCTTAATCCAGTGGCTGGAGAAGAAATGCAAGAACAACAACTCGCAAGCAGTTCCAGTTCTATACAAGAGCGCAGAATTGTGG AGAAGATTTCAGCACCTTCGCAAGTTACGACGGAATCGACTTCGTTAAACGATAATGGGTCAGTACATCAAGTACCCATAGACTTGGTGTTGTCTGAAGGATTATGTAACAAAGCCGTGCAAAATGAGCAATGCATGTCAGTGGCTGAACAGGGAGATGCAAGTGCAACAGCGAAAAACAGCAATTGTCACATTGCAACTGTACCTAGTAAAGATTTATCATTTAATCGAATTGCAATAAAAGCACGGTTAACAGAAGCCTTGCGAGGAGATAGCAATATGGTGGAAACAGTCAGCTTGGTTGGAGATACGGAAAGTGTAAAAGAACTTGATACATCGGCATCGAATTCTAATGAAGTAATTAGTAGCTCCCCATCAAAGGTGAATTGCACCCAACCAAGTGACACACAAGATGATGTGCTTGTCATCTCAGACGATGAGATCAACTATTCTATCCGGGATGTGCTACCCCGAGATGCCCCAAGGGATATAGCATGCGCCAAAAACGGTACAGAAAATTCGTTGAATAACGATCTGAATATAACCGTTCCGTATTATGATGGTCATACCACCTCCCAAAATGAATCTGTCGTAACGAATTCAACATCATCTGGGAGTCAAGCAGTTATGCAATCTGATTGCGAGGTTGTCACGATCTGTTCGAGCGAGTCTGACATGGTGAGTGCCGTTGTTGAAGGCGCTGACAGTACGTTCGCTTATTTGGACAACTTGGTAAAGCAGTTTAATTTACCTCCGTTGAGAGCACAACTGAGTGCAAGCAAATGCCACAGCCCGCCAAAGCAGCTGGAAGCTGTGTTGAATTTGTCTAGTCAAACAAGAACGATTCAATATGCAACGGATGCAGAAAACGTGTTGACAGACGAGCAACAGTCACCAGATTCAACATCAAAGGCTCATGCCAAAAATACAAAGCAGGGGAATGTTATATCAGAGAACTTAGATAATTATCTAAATTATTATGAAGAGCCAAATTTTGAGGAACATGAGATTGAAGCAGAATCCCAAGCATGTGAACGCCCTGAGAAAGACAGTTGTTTGACTTCCATCCTTGCTTCATCAGCAAAGCCTTTTAGCAGAGCGAAATCGTCAACTCAACTTGACTCTCCTACGAATTGTGTAACATTAAAACGGATAGCTTCCGAATCCAGTATAGGCTGCTCTTCAACACCACAGGACAAGGAACTAGCCAGCGACAAACGGCAAAAAGGAGACGAATTTGTAGACAAATTTAATGATTTAAAGGCTGCAGTGCCAGTGATTGCGCCACCAGAATACGTGATTAATACATCGATTGTTAAAACAGATGCTCCCGCATATACGGCCATGTCAGCGTCCGAAATTGATCGTGAGCTGTATAAATTCGGTTTGAAGGCGTTGACCAGAAGCAAAGCTATAAGAGTGCTTAACTATTTGTTTGAGCAAATGCACCCATATGTCGATGTACTGGAAGATACGGCGGAAGATCCGAAACTATCCGTAGATAGTCAAAAAGCTTCGGCAAAAGGACACAAGCATATTTCGTCGGTAAGCACTAACATCGGTCATGAAAAACCTGCAAAATGTGCCTTTAAACTAAATGTTAATGAGGCGGAGTACTTTCTACCCTCAAAACCACGAAAGAAG ATCCATTGGTGTGCCGTGCCGTTGCATATATCCTTCTTCAATTTGGCTTCAGAAAGTGAAAACTTGCAGCGTCAAATATTGCGATACGAACCAGTCAATTTAGATGACATATATAAGAATCTAAAAAATGCTGGTTTACGATACGAAACAAAT GATCTAATTGCATTTCTCGATAAGCATTGCATCACATTCCGCACTGTGTCTGGCAGCGGAGATCGGGTGGCTAAAACGGCATCGAAGAAtggcagcaaataa